In Pseudovibrio brasiliensis, the following are encoded in one genomic region:
- a CDS encoding glutamate synthase-related protein, which yields MRKVQVAALNELEDRKPAHALVGGVDLVIVRFDEDISVLYGRCLHRGALLSDGYVRGRNLICGLHNWDYRLNSGVSAYDNKECLQKFTHFVEDGAVYVDEDEVKAWAKDNPQPYFRKSYLGEYADFHGTEEEPHNKLIQNYARAGLKQTGHHGAIEAMGVPTTELPQWEDIQILTAQLHRPPRLDEEPVGTDVVIGPKAQKPLRLQIPLFVSDMSFGALSEPAKIALARGAESVGTGICSGEGGMLPEEQAENSRYFYELASARFGFSWEQLERVQAFHFKGGQAAKTGTGGHLPAAKVTEKIAAVRGLNPGEGAISPARFPEWMKPADFRNFADEVRDRTGGIPIGLKLSAQHIEKDIDAALEVGVDYIILDGRGGGTGASPLVFRDNISVPTIPALARARRHLDRSGQRDVTLVITGGLRKPEDFVKAMALGADAVALANAPMQAIGCIAMRACHTNNCPVGIATQKDHLVARLEVEKSAKRLEKFFSASVELMKVLARACGHAHISDFSVNDITSWKKEMSELAGISWAGHGPNE from the coding sequence ATGCGTAAGGTGCAAGTTGCTGCATTAAATGAACTGGAAGATCGCAAACCTGCTCATGCACTTGTTGGTGGGGTAGACCTCGTCATTGTTAGATTTGATGAGGATATCTCCGTCCTGTATGGCCGCTGTTTGCACCGTGGCGCATTGCTCTCAGATGGGTATGTCAGAGGACGAAACCTGATATGTGGCCTTCATAACTGGGATTACCGACTGAACTCCGGTGTTAGTGCCTACGACAACAAAGAGTGCCTGCAAAAGTTCACCCACTTCGTGGAAGATGGCGCTGTATACGTAGATGAAGATGAAGTCAAAGCCTGGGCAAAAGACAATCCTCAGCCGTACTTCCGCAAATCTTATCTTGGTGAGTATGCCGACTTCCACGGTACAGAAGAAGAACCCCACAACAAGCTGATCCAGAACTACGCACGTGCCGGTTTGAAGCAAACAGGTCACCATGGTGCTATCGAAGCCATGGGTGTACCAACCACTGAGCTGCCTCAGTGGGAAGACATCCAAATCCTGACAGCTCAACTGCACAGACCTCCGCGTTTGGATGAAGAGCCTGTTGGCACGGATGTGGTCATCGGCCCCAAAGCACAGAAACCGCTGCGACTGCAAATCCCACTCTTCGTTTCGGATATGAGCTTTGGCGCTCTCTCTGAACCAGCCAAAATCGCCCTTGCGCGCGGTGCCGAAAGTGTCGGCACAGGTATCTGCTCTGGTGAGGGCGGAATGCTGCCGGAAGAGCAGGCTGAAAACTCACGCTATTTTTATGAGCTTGCCTCAGCGCGCTTCGGCTTCTCGTGGGAGCAGCTGGAAAGAGTACAGGCCTTCCACTTCAAAGGCGGGCAGGCTGCCAAAACCGGCACAGGCGGACACCTGCCAGCAGCAAAGGTAACCGAAAAAATCGCTGCGGTGAGGGGATTGAACCCGGGAGAAGGCGCGATCTCTCCAGCTCGCTTTCCTGAATGGATGAAGCCCGCAGACTTCCGAAATTTCGCCGACGAAGTCCGCGATAGAACGGGCGGTATCCCAATCGGCTTAAAGCTCTCTGCGCAGCACATCGAAAAAGACATCGATGCTGCGTTGGAAGTTGGCGTGGATTACATCATCCTTGATGGACGAGGTGGCGGTACGGGTGCGTCCCCATTGGTGTTCCGTGATAACATCTCGGTTCCAACCATCCCGGCCCTCGCACGAGCACGTCGGCATTTAGACCGAAGTGGTCAGCGGGATGTAACGCTCGTTATAACAGGCGGCCTGCGCAAGCCGGAAGACTTTGTAAAAGCAATGGCTTTGGGAGCAGACGCAGTGGCTTTGGCAAATGCCCCAATGCAAGCCATTGGCTGTATCGCGATGCGCGCATGCCATACCAACAACTGCCCGGTTGGCATCGCGACCCAGAAAGACCACCTCGTTGCGCGACTGGAAGTCGAAAAATCCGCTAAGCGCCTGGAGAAGTTCTTCTCAGCCTCAGTGGAGCTGATGAAAGTTCTGGCCCGTGCATGCGGACACGCTCATATCTCGGATTTCTCAGTCAACGACATCACCAGCTGGAAGAAGGAAATGTCAGAGCTCGCTGGCATCAGTTGGGCAGGGCATGGTCCGAATGAATGA
- a CDS encoding amino acid ABC transporter permease, which yields MKFRNAAVLAALAVVLAGCSGDQWGWYVVSPETETGRVNLGFMIAGLQETISVSLTAIAISMLVGLFVALPGLSDNKFGLAFNRTYVEVVRSVPSLVLIFWVYYGLPVVANISINVFWAGVLALALSDSAFQAEIFRAGIQSVDKGQIEAGHSLGLSYFQRLRFIILPQAIRRMLPPLGNQLVYMLKMSSLVSVIGLQDLTRRANELVVTEYRPLEIYTVLVLEYLVLILIVSQGVRWLERRFKAERA from the coding sequence TTGAAATTCCGAAATGCAGCAGTGCTCGCCGCATTGGCAGTTGTTTTGGCGGGCTGTTCTGGAGATCAATGGGGCTGGTATGTGGTCTCACCGGAAACGGAGACGGGCAGAGTTAATCTCGGTTTCATGATTGCAGGGCTGCAAGAAACAATTAGCGTTTCACTCACAGCAATTGCCATTTCTATGCTCGTTGGCCTCTTTGTTGCTCTGCCGGGGCTTTCAGATAACAAGTTTGGCCTTGCCTTCAACCGAACTTACGTTGAGGTTGTCCGTTCAGTGCCGAGCCTTGTACTGATCTTCTGGGTCTATTATGGCCTGCCGGTTGTCGCGAACATTTCGATCAATGTCTTCTGGGCTGGCGTACTAGCGCTCGCTTTATCGGACAGCGCATTTCAGGCTGAGATTTTCAGAGCAGGTATTCAGTCCGTTGATAAAGGGCAGATCGAAGCTGGTCACTCGCTCGGTCTAAGTTACTTTCAGCGTCTACGCTTCATCATCCTTCCGCAAGCTATCCGCCGCATGCTGCCTCCACTGGGCAATCAGCTGGTGTATATGCTGAAGATGTCCAGCCTCGTGTCCGTTATTGGCCTTCAAGATTTGACAAGACGCGCAAACGAGCTCGTGGTCACAGAGTATAGACCATTGGAGATCTACACAGTCCTAGTGCTGGAGTATTTGGTGCTGATCCTGATTGTATCTCAGGGAGTACGTTGGTTAGAGCGACGCTTTAAAGCTGAGCGGGCCTGA
- the mog gene encoding molybdopterin adenylyltransferase — translation MKIAAVTISDRASDGTYEDKSGPAILAYLENAVTSPWEPIHKIIPDGIESVSRTLKQLADEDGVDLILTTGGTGPSPRDLTPEAMELVMEKELRGFGELMRQLSLKEVPTAILSRQTAGIRSKSLIINLPGKPASIKTCLDAVFQAVPYCLDLIGAGRIETDPDVIVAFRPKAK, via the coding sequence ATGAAGATTGCAGCTGTTACCATCTCTGATCGCGCCAGTGATGGCACCTACGAAGATAAAAGTGGCCCGGCTATCCTGGCTTACCTTGAGAATGCTGTTACCAGCCCATGGGAGCCCATCCATAAGATCATTCCAGATGGAATCGAGAGCGTCAGTAGGACTTTGAAGCAGCTGGCTGATGAAGATGGCGTTGACCTGATCCTCACCACCGGCGGCACTGGCCCCTCTCCCCGCGACCTCACGCCTGAGGCCATGGAACTGGTTATGGAGAAAGAGCTGCGTGGTTTTGGTGAGCTGATGCGTCAGTTGTCTCTGAAAGAGGTTCCAACTGCAATTCTTTCCCGCCAGACTGCTGGTATTCGCAGCAAGAGCCTGATCATTAATCTGCCGGGTAAGCCAGCCAGCATCAAAACCTGTCTTGATGCGGTGTTTCAGGCTGTTCCTTATTGTCTGGATCTGATTGGCGCAGGCCGTATTGAAACAGATCCAGACGTGATCGTGGCCTTCCGCCCTAAGGCGAAGTAA
- a CDS encoding Rieske 2Fe-2S domain-containing protein has protein sequence MSVKYVPVIWNRTKFVYDAVVLATVGAYLGIYIYVAPMFQTVTRPIDWDIYKAQAFGTCVFFLLTFILCIGPMARLDKRFLPLLYNRRHLGVITCVLAYFHVDNILGWYNAFSPINRYVSVFMVNTSFDRFLGFPFEILGVFALLILTILAVTSHDFWLHFLKPTQWKFLHMGIYLAYALIVAHVALGALQSAAGPFMTTAVGASVALVVTLHLLAARKEHLIDMQQNDVDDTGKWMDAGDPKDVPDKRARIISITDDERVAIFRNGKKLSAISNVCAHQNGPLGEGKIVYGCVTCPWHGYQYRLEDGKSPPPFTEKISTYRLKLENGRLWLNIEALPPGTYVEPVVSPMVAEGS, from the coding sequence GTGAGTGTTAAATATGTGCCAGTGATCTGGAACCGGACGAAGTTTGTCTACGATGCTGTCGTGCTGGCAACCGTTGGGGCTTATCTGGGAATCTACATCTATGTCGCACCGATGTTCCAAACGGTGACAAGGCCAATTGATTGGGACATCTACAAAGCGCAAGCCTTCGGAACCTGTGTCTTTTTCCTACTCACATTCATCCTATGCATCGGCCCAATGGCGCGGCTGGATAAACGCTTCCTGCCGTTGCTCTATAACCGCCGACATCTGGGTGTGATTACCTGTGTTCTGGCCTACTTCCATGTCGACAACATCCTTGGTTGGTACAATGCATTCTCACCAATCAACCGCTATGTGTCGGTCTTCATGGTCAACACAAGCTTTGACCGGTTCCTCGGATTTCCTTTTGAGATACTCGGCGTCTTTGCCCTTCTGATCCTGACAATCCTCGCCGTCACCAGTCATGATTTCTGGCTCCACTTTCTGAAGCCAACCCAATGGAAGTTCCTCCATATGGGCATTTACCTGGCATATGCGTTGATCGTGGCTCACGTCGCTCTTGGTGCACTCCAAAGCGCTGCTGGTCCGTTCATGACCACTGCAGTGGGTGCATCTGTTGCCTTGGTTGTCACGCTTCATCTGCTTGCGGCTCGCAAAGAGCATCTCATAGACATGCAGCAAAACGACGTCGACGACACCGGCAAATGGATGGATGCCGGTGATCCGAAAGATGTGCCGGACAAACGGGCACGGATTATCTCAATCACAGATGATGAACGTGTGGCTATTTTCAGAAACGGGAAGAAGCTCTCAGCAATCTCTAATGTCTGTGCCCACCAGAATGGCCCTCTTGGAGAAGGCAAGATCGTATATGGCTGCGTAACTTGCCCATGGCATGGCTATCAGTATCGCTTGGAAGATGGAAAATCCCCACCTCCATTCACGGAGAAGATCTCCACCTATCGGCTCAAACTGGAAAATGGACGCCTCTGGCTGAACATTGAGGCACTGCCTCCGGGCACGTATGTCGAACCTGTCGTATCCCCGATGGTTGCGGAGGGAAGCTAA
- a CDS encoding nitroreductase family protein: MNAQQLVEIIRSRTSASLKQMKAPGPSREEMKLIVEAAAAAPDHGHLHPFRILEIPTDARNDLGELFVKAVEETQATPTEEALTRARQKAHKGPVLLVLVGCFHGSDETRIPKYEQMLSAGTALQNMVLVAHAMGYASRITSGDSARSPAFHKGLGLSENEEFLCFISLGKVDETRPAKGRQEPQELHSTWMPM; this comes from the coding sequence ATGAACGCTCAACAACTAGTCGAGATTATCCGCTCACGCACATCGGCCTCACTAAAGCAGATGAAAGCTCCTGGACCGAGTAGAGAAGAGATGAAGCTGATAGTTGAAGCCGCCGCAGCAGCGCCGGACCACGGCCATCTGCATCCCTTCCGAATTTTGGAAATCCCGACAGATGCTCGCAATGATCTGGGAGAGCTTTTTGTAAAAGCCGTCGAAGAAACGCAGGCAACACCAACCGAAGAAGCGCTAACCCGCGCAAGGCAAAAAGCGCATAAAGGACCAGTACTTCTCGTTTTGGTTGGGTGTTTTCACGGCTCTGATGAGACCCGCATTCCCAAATATGAGCAAATGCTCTCTGCCGGAACAGCTTTGCAGAACATGGTGCTGGTCGCACACGCGATGGGTTATGCATCGCGGATCACCAGTGGTGACAGCGCACGTTCTCCTGCATTCCATAAAGGATTGGGCCTCTCGGAAAATGAGGAGTTCCTCTGCTTTATCTCGCTCGGCAAGGTCGATGAAACACGACCAGCCAAGGGAAGGCAAGAACCTCAGGAACTCCATTCAACCTGGATGCCGATGTAA
- a CDS encoding NUDIX hydrolase, which produces MKSALRKTEAQTWPEPKRQFAALPFKKNKKGKLQILLITSRETKRWVLPKGWPMKDLSGGEAAEQEAFEEAGIRGELTEQAAGIYHYPKLRVTKEPIPCRVKVFPLEVTEMLDDWPEKDERTRKWFSVRDAVHAVDEPELKALLANWSPEED; this is translated from the coding sequence ATGAAGAGCGCCCTAAGAAAGACAGAGGCGCAAACTTGGCCTGAACCAAAACGCCAGTTTGCTGCGCTGCCTTTCAAAAAGAATAAAAAAGGTAAACTGCAAATTCTTCTGATTACTTCCCGCGAGACCAAGCGCTGGGTTCTCCCTAAAGGCTGGCCTATGAAGGATTTAAGTGGCGGGGAAGCTGCTGAGCAAGAAGCCTTTGAAGAAGCAGGTATTCGGGGTGAGCTTACCGAACAAGCTGCAGGTATCTATCATTATCCTAAGCTGCGCGTAACCAAAGAACCTATTCCCTGCCGCGTAAAAGTATTTCCATTGGAAGTCACGGAAATGCTTGACGACTGGCCTGAGAAGGATGAACGCACACGGAAATGGTTCTCCGTGCGCGATGCTGTTCATGCTGTTGATGAGCCAGAATTGAAGGCATTGCTGGCAAACTGGTCTCCAGAGGAAGACTGA
- the kynU gene encoding kynureninase yields the protein MELDAVSIEQRDTADPLAHLQQFFSIPDGIIYLDGNSLGALPKNVSSVLTNAVEEQWGKSLIKGWNCHNWIDLPSRVGNRIAKLVGAEEGTLICADSTSLNVFKVLATAMKLRPGRKVILSDTGNFPTDLYMAQGLKELIGGDIELRLVAPEEVETALDETVAVMMLTEVDYRTGRKHDMKALTEKAHAVGALAMWDLCHSAGAFPVHLKETNVDFAVGCSYKYLNGGPGAPAFVYVAPKHQATSGNPLTGWMGHDAPFAFDLGYTPSAKTDQMRVGTPQVLAMTALNASLDVFDHTNLEALQAKSIELSELFISEIKRRCPNLELASPTDPMKRGSQVSFRHEQGYAVMQALIDRGVIGDFRAPNIIRFGFAPLYLSFADVFKAAEILEEIIAGDLWDKPEYHQKSKVT from the coding sequence GTGGAACTGGATGCAGTAAGCATTGAGCAAAGAGACACAGCTGATCCACTTGCTCATTTGCAGCAGTTTTTCTCAATTCCGGATGGGATTATCTATCTGGACGGTAATTCTCTGGGCGCTCTACCCAAAAATGTGTCTTCAGTTCTCACCAACGCGGTTGAAGAGCAGTGGGGCAAGAGCCTCATCAAAGGCTGGAACTGTCATAACTGGATTGATCTGCCTAGCAGAGTAGGCAACCGGATTGCAAAACTGGTTGGCGCCGAAGAAGGCACTCTAATTTGTGCCGACAGCACATCTTTGAATGTCTTCAAAGTCCTCGCAACAGCTATGAAGCTGCGTCCGGGCAGAAAAGTTATTCTCTCAGACACAGGCAACTTCCCAACAGACCTTTATATGGCGCAGGGTCTCAAAGAGCTGATTGGCGGTGATATCGAGCTTAGGCTGGTCGCACCGGAAGAAGTTGAAACTGCTCTGGATGAAACCGTTGCAGTTATGATGCTGACAGAAGTCGACTACAGAACTGGCCGCAAGCACGACATGAAAGCGCTCACCGAAAAAGCGCATGCAGTTGGTGCGCTGGCGATGTGGGACCTGTGCCACTCTGCAGGTGCATTCCCTGTTCATCTCAAGGAAACCAATGTCGATTTCGCTGTTGGGTGTTCCTACAAGTATTTGAATGGTGGTCCCGGTGCGCCAGCATTTGTGTATGTCGCGCCAAAACATCAGGCTACTTCGGGTAATCCGCTAACAGGTTGGATGGGCCACGATGCCCCCTTCGCCTTTGATCTGGGCTACACGCCCTCTGCAAAAACAGATCAGATGCGGGTCGGTACACCGCAAGTGCTTGCCATGACCGCATTGAATGCCTCTCTAGATGTATTTGATCATACCAATCTGGAAGCATTACAGGCCAAGTCCATTGAGCTGAGCGAGCTCTTTATCTCAGAGATCAAACGCCGTTGTCCTAACTTGGAGCTGGCCTCACCGACTGATCCGATGAAGCGCGGTTCGCAGGTCTCTTTCCGACATGAACAAGGTTATGCAGTAATGCAAGCGCTTATTGATCGTGGCGTGATCGGCGACTTCCGCGCACCAAATATCATTCGCTTCGGGTTCGCGCCGCTATACCTCTCATTCGCAGATGTCTTTAAGGCTGCTGAAATTCTGGAAGAAATTATTGCAGGTGATCTCTGGGATAAGCCGGAGTACCACCAGAAAAGCAAGGTTACCTAA
- a CDS encoding transporter substrate-binding domain-containing protein: MTSFAVGQIPTAFQGTLMKMLRSFLTLLFAVGTLFSGSAFAQSALNEILDSGELKVGTTGDWNPMSVRDPASNGYKGYDIDIMNELATDLGVKLTFVPTDWKTLVNGIVAGKYNLTGSASISPSRLKVAGYSESYISVEILPFTTSNKVEQFNSWDSINQKDVTVATTLGTTFEKLSKEWFPNATIRVVEAPARGYQEVLSGRADVFITSNIEGATLKAKFKQITNVPVAESRNPTPIAMLMPQDDQVWINYINNWIKIKKMNGFLDATAQKWGLAQ; encoded by the coding sequence ATGACTAGTTTTGCAGTGGGCCAGATTCCAACTGCGTTTCAAGGAACTCTCATGAAGATGCTACGCTCATTTCTTACTTTACTTTTTGCCGTGGGCACGTTGTTCTCCGGCTCCGCATTTGCGCAATCTGCGCTCAATGAAATTCTCGACTCTGGTGAGCTGAAGGTTGGAACAACCGGCGACTGGAACCCAATGTCTGTTCGTGATCCTGCCAGCAATGGATATAAGGGGTATGACATCGACATCATGAATGAGCTGGCCACCGATCTTGGCGTGAAGCTCACCTTTGTTCCGACTGATTGGAAAACACTGGTGAACGGTATCGTAGCTGGCAAATACAACCTAACTGGTTCCGCTTCCATCTCTCCAAGCCGCCTAAAAGTGGCTGGCTACTCCGAGAGCTACATCTCCGTTGAGATTCTGCCGTTTACGACCAGTAACAAAGTTGAGCAGTTCAACAGCTGGGACAGCATCAACCAGAAAGACGTGACTGTCGCGACTACTCTTGGCACCACCTTTGAGAAGCTGAGCAAAGAATGGTTCCCGAATGCGACCATCAGGGTTGTTGAGGCCCCTGCACGCGGATATCAGGAGGTGCTCTCTGGTCGCGCTGATGTGTTCATCACTTCCAACATTGAAGGTGCAACGCTGAAAGCCAAGTTCAAGCAGATAACCAATGTGCCGGTTGCTGAGAGCAGAAACCCAACACCGATCGCAATGCTGATGCCGCAGGATGATCAAGTCTGGATCAACTACATCAACAACTGGATCAAGATTAAGAAGATGAATGGCTTCCTTGATGCGACAGCCCAGAAATGGGGACTGGCGCAGTAA
- a CDS encoding glutathione S-transferase family protein yields the protein MIQFFAYPESVFCAKVRIALDMKDLDYAEVPPPDGYGSTAYKKIVPAGSIPGLKDESAALSDSNAILEYLEETAPSPALLPEHPVERAQVRALMGLHDTRIEPSVRAFYAPIKAGKSPGDEVYKQLIEDMNAAFERLEDMIEAAPYAVGHHVTLAECAFATTFSQAQQLASLFGGELKLKPKCQRWWQAMQSLSHAATSIDINRKAMQDWVAKFIQVDA from the coding sequence ATGATACAGTTTTTTGCCTATCCAGAATCCGTCTTCTGCGCGAAAGTTCGCATTGCGCTGGACATGAAGGATCTGGATTACGCTGAAGTGCCGCCGCCTGATGGGTATGGATCAACAGCATATAAAAAGATTGTTCCGGCAGGCTCCATTCCGGGCCTGAAGGATGAAAGCGCCGCGCTGTCGGATTCAAATGCGATCCTTGAATACTTAGAAGAAACCGCACCTTCTCCAGCCTTGCTACCTGAACACCCTGTTGAACGCGCTCAGGTGCGAGCGCTCATGGGGTTACACGACACCCGTATTGAGCCTTCCGTTCGAGCCTTCTACGCACCGATCAAGGCCGGAAAATCGCCGGGTGATGAAGTCTATAAGCAACTGATCGAAGACATGAACGCCGCGTTCGAGCGTCTGGAAGATATGATTGAGGCAGCGCCATACGCTGTTGGTCATCATGTCACATTGGCTGAATGCGCTTTTGCAACCACCTTCTCTCAGGCACAGCAGCTGGCATCTCTGTTTGGTGGTGAGCTGAAGTTGAAGCCTAAATGCCAACGTTGGTGGCAGGCAATGCAGTCTCTGTCTCATGCGGCGACCTCCATTGATATCAATCGCAAAGCCATGCAGGACTGGGTGGCGAAGTTCATCCAAGTAGATGCATAG